A stretch of Apodemus sylvaticus chromosome 18, mApoSyl1.1, whole genome shotgun sequence DNA encodes these proteins:
- the Tex15 gene encoding testis-expressed protein 15, whose product MEMNENDKYKSPDNECLWTTDSEASAGKKFTIPKIRRTTEKVYLSSCLTNTREYGLIHGTLKQCRLDASCDLQFTWQFGDTKLVRNEYLEKQFAAKRSEMREGGRHSRELEEHFCFLALPQIDVVDVYQNGLSVNTSAPRILGNPLLGVYLFRHVDVALRHALSRSTAVESIMVFKVLFGRVKKIQPSIDKNKVSLDPSPNFDCHMSRNMPSLKETIELQTYNSMVYFYEYDFFSRPVDKPRQCLPYAIVTVKCIGQKAGNGQLMTSLRFPSTGFPKRLERACSLNNCTIAKRIGKGKDATVIFEHFRKPVDPFVQENCPCKALNSEMGPSISDTSNSYGNVQNGNNSVLEAYNRQTENSSKLRDASQVYAHNSGFSFIPTDNTASGNGDLFSVTYLRSILSSISAAFPSHNNTGSSTVITSKLIKDPRLMKREQSMRNQNNTAGLSDILSFEKSLGHDDSQIKLTCIPTSPISSSEVPSDHTSCLDASCFKCSSESSHYQAHNMGLKGYDCIASGRIAVTEQFKEQHSSSFPSSLSNAFSDVGKQKDSEEQVKRAQIRSIVPVSTAQSSEPQNSYESENNCSNDSQRHFSQESLSSDINTIYKVGHQMSTVFPVQKKGNLCEYMQDMGMMRTFISPEDSSKDGVSQTWCKETVFTNETIGNSKTLYQEHKEGGNHNSLSGNCEKIAVTHKLQMPKIPMSSTEDKNELDREASELECYLTPNIECLSQKFPQHSSEHKDNTNFAMTQGLIELKTVQNNQNFSNILSDASQEAKDVPVASEKLIGRVISSSAIDIPLDSSVCNIIGEYTCVQRENENGAVSPYQKCHKEEAALVKDGVQDHSLSYDAEVSCDLNLKISLQEQRDENANEAKEKDSDSLSPEHHTDNINGSEKQDCHANDLANIVEMREIKSNTKVEILNSEECFTFNSFWGEKGKPAETASSENEAVEQRHAPNYQRSLEHLVSTFPEIEGSSVCVASNSTKQVVGTTVLTVSRSPGDHQKDQLKETCSSESSDLGLVKHSISECEIDTDKDKLQEFHLLVNENSALKTGLGSEIEVDLEECDNASVFQQNIHSQGDDLCEEFELYESLKSRIDWEGLFGSSYEEMETSSFARREGTVQHHSAECNCVSFCSQDKELHNPIFLPDLQVTITNLLSLRLSPTDESLDLKGVYKQATESSEPETNKGGNASGFGMCSQPSGENSSLSCENKFGNTVRESGDGSKPGSSHSSNSGQNTHVDQGSGEQNGDSLSTEPSNVTVMNDKSKCSTKSKPDFNDTRNKKDMQSRSSKRNLHASSRGHNIAQKDLRERETHKKRRKPTSHDSNDCFSSLSQGRIKTFSQSEKHIRNVLNILNSEASLCKSKHLSRKLNKAVLHLKKAHRRVHTSLQLISKVGQKRKGPLPKAYAIIRNNFWESCDLQGDSLMSERRYSKHFLSTRKYDKQGDKRFLRFDIEESLTPVSKHRSYRTNRERIAECLSSEVMSGHVSSSLTTFHLREFCDEEQLPESQFPVAYTSQSISQLEYTNSIVGNASSSELEHFSETSGNTLDPKETLIEKEYQTNIQLCNSDSAKLENHSSIRDIAKEYNSEEKRVVCESNPVSLRFIKENTSHSPDKSYDTTCRADTDMHISILDSNQKHILSVDIYEQDNCISAGAKNGEAIFPIEKFTVPKEATPSISTENTANRSYCIPPVSTVLVTAEEEESSVGENRLLDINENEMNITKHSKLDLTSVTEESKICKKNMKTLSCNDSSMLLKENVTSPSKRYMAKYIEEEKIRKIEQAVYKKIITEGSAISFKYKSQNKILKKESFHVNKKITTNNLTDSHLSITNSTVDTIALKDIPNQLKERKEAGQIKVSNNSDSDCFSKPIQFNSIQNNSIVPIEQTNHRPVLHGNPKVSALQKELNEHRSANYISHVTELSQILQRADETASLHILEEETKLCQNILPLFVEAFERQQDCSVNQILISRKLLVEQNLWNNCRLKLKPCAVDAWVELQMAMETIQFIENKKRFLEGKPTFRSLLWYDESLYSELLHRPRGYQLQSNFYPGFQGRLKYNAFCELQNYHNQLVESLTETKKENNSYYAFLKYKRQINECEAIMKHYTDCFDFCLSVPFACGVNFGDSLGDLETLRKSTLKLITEHGGSPKVHSYPGKKDHLWIIIEIVSSKVSFIKSSEEISIKICLYGLEHIYFDAAKSLVWKEKSCSLPKRHSEKNREMEEINESAFSKLKKIYGVLSKGLKNEPTSIRLENTMIVSKQSDPGSIPNCRLSKAWFSYPDISCVGEILDQAKSADLEKLQDLTLRCTDHLEILKKYFQMLQEDNIDNIFIMEENVLDMLNNYNPGAVILKPEAIEIYIEIVMISETIHYLKNLIAKKLHNPRFRGMLWFDWSLLPELIGCQEEVVSFSVGDTQTHCLWKLIETAISVLKKELAVIYEYGEASNCSYALHLFYRELKELTGVKRLLNNSEYSFSTYIDLVPHTASVNFGNTVAELEHNYKQFFLLLKNVMSVPQKDFGKMVHIIKVMKTIEHMKMLSAKDTKLSTHLLFLQMLRNKRNALQQNKQEKMETSITEPEEDSSQPGVSEQTPPGAECIVKNISGFSKKRPVTADKCEVSQGKGNTDTVSSWKKQKVIMKDIGNRQAISKLASTTGSPPNDENKLGSNSSDSLNSISASPEVVKRQSSVPGSVSPAAESVQDTCTPESESKAEPTGSSPGTSASLTEQPEHSDDREKRNGNFSTAKTNNKEDCPLVTCYQKDIDASYSPDHTPAQKSHKIPVDHTQISPSNLTAGNDDPLVPDASLLLVSASQSVKDVHCSLEMSGTDFHHENNEMLDLSPQDCTCTSSPEPVCIQNKIPVLQVDKAQPIKSESPEKCMMNASNPNTVPFDSYGNSALDVTGTVQHTSSEQNPKVLTQKVGTSRNKPPRSACSTVYNSSAHSFGTSYPYYSWCFYQYSSSNGTAVTHTYQGMTAYEIQQPPPPVLTTVASTVQSTHFNRSYSQQFSYFAGQPQANSFIPGNGYFPSHTPVSYNYQQPIYSQFASHHPVPQTAYPYPPNPGVLPQVPWTYAPWQQNLFPRRH is encoded by the exons ATGGAAATGAACGAGAATGATAAGTACAAGAGCCCAGACAATGAATGTTTGTGGACTACGGACTCAGAAGCCAGTGCTGGGAAGAAATTCACCATTCCAAAAATCAGGAGGACGACTGAAAAAG tTTACTTGTCGTCCTGTCTCACCAATACTAGAGAGTATGGTTTGATACATGGCACGCTAAAGCAGTGCAGGCTTGATGCAAGCTGTGACCTGCAATTCACATGGCAGTTTGGGGATACAAAACTGGTTCGCAACGAATATCTGGAAAAACAGTTTGCTGCTAAGAG GTCAGAGATGCGTGAGGGTGGAAGACACAGCAGAGAACTGGAAGAACATTTCTGCTTCCTGGCACTTCCTCAGATAGATGTGGTGGATGTTTACCAGAATGGGCTAAGTGTCAACACATCAGCACCAAGGATCCTTGGGAATCCTCTTCTTGGAGTGTATCTCTTTAGACATGTTGACGTTGCCCTGCGTCATGCTCTCAGTAGGAGCACGGCTGTAGAGAGTATTATGGTTTTTAAG GTTCTCTTTGGGAGAGTAAAGAAAATTCAACCTTCTATCGATAAAAACAAAGTTTCTCTGGATCCTTCTCCTAACTTTGATTGCCATATGTCAAGAAATATGCCATCTCTGAAAGAAACCATTGAGCTACAAACCTACAATTCAATG GTGTACTTCTATGAATATGATTTCTTTTCCAGACCAGTGGATAAACCTCGGCAGTGTCTTCCATATGCAATAGTAACAGTAAAATGTATTGGTCAAAAGGCAGGTAATGGGCAACTTATGACATCACTGAGATTCCCCTCAACAGGATTTCCTAAGAGGCTTG AAAGAGCATGTTCTCTGAATAACTGTACAATTGCCAAAAGAATTGGAAAAGGAAAAGATGCTACAGTCATCTTTGAGCACTTCAGGAAACCTGTTGATCCatttgttcaggaaaattgtcCATGTAAAGCACTAAATTCTGAGATGGGTCCTTCCATCTCAGacacttctaattcttatggAAATGTACAAAACGGAAACAATTCTGTGCTTGAAGCttacaacagacagacagaaaattcATCAAAACTTAGAGATGCTTCTCAAGTATATGCACACAATTCGGGTTTTTCTTTCATACCCACTGATAATACAGCAAGTGGTAATGGTGACCTGTTCAGTGTGACATATCTTAGAAGTATTTTAAGTAGTATTTCTGCTGCTTTTCCCTCTCACAATAATACTGGCTCAAGTACAGTTATTACTTCAAAACTCATTAAGGACCCAAGACTGATGAAGAGAGAACAAAGCATGAGAAATCAAAATAATACTGCAGGTTTAAGTGATATTTTGTCATTTGAGAAGAGTTTGGGTCATGATGATTCACAAATAAAACTGACATGTATTCCAACTAGCCCCATCTCTTCATCCGAAGTTCCTTCTGATCATACTAGTTGCTTGGATGCCTCTTGCTTCAAATGTTCTTCTGAAAGTTCACACTATCAGGCTCATAATATGGGCTTAAAGGGCTATGACTGTATAGCATCTGGTAGAATTGCTGTTACAGAACAATTTAAAGAACAACACAGTTCTTCCTTCCCCAGTTCTTTATCAAATGCATTTTCCGATGTTGGGAAACAAAAAGATAGTGAAGAACAGGTCAAGAGAGCTCAAATAAGAAGCATTGTCCCAGTTTCAACAGCTCAGAGCAGTGAGCCACAGAACTCCTATGAATCAGAAAATAATTGTAGCAACGACTCTCAGCGTCATTTCTCTCAAGAGTCACTGTCTTCTGATATAAACACTATATATAAGGTTGGTCACCAGATGTCTACAGTCTTCCCAGTCCAGAAGAAAGGAAACCTATGTGAATACATGCAAGATATGGGAATGATGAGAACCTTCATCAGCCCAGAAGATAGCTCTAAAGATGGAGTAAGCCAAACTTGGTGCAAAGAAACTGTTTTTACTAATGAAACTATTGGAAATTCCAAAACATTGTACCAGGAACACAAAGAAGGTGGAAATCATAATTCTTTAAGTGGAAATTGTGAAAAAATAGCAGTTACTCATAAATTACAAATGCCCAAAATTCCCATGTCTTCCACAGAAGATAAAAATGAACTAGATCGTGAAGCATCAGAATTGGAATGTTATCTTACTCCAAATATAGAGTGTCTTTCACAAAAGTTCCCTCAACACTCTTCGGAGCATAAAGACAATACAAATTTTGCCATGACTCAAGGTCTAATAGAATTAAAAACAGTACAAAATAATCAGAACTTCAGTAACATTTTATCTGATGCTTCCCAGGAAGCAAAAGATGTTCCCGTAGCCAGTGAAAAGCTCATTGGTAGAGTTATTTCATCTTCTGCCATTGACATACCTCTTGACAGTTCAGTTTGCAACATAATTGGAGAATATACATGTGTCCAGAGGGAAAATGAAAATGGAGCAGTGTCACCATATCAGAAGTGTCACAAAGAAGAAGCTGCTCTTGTTAAAGATGGTGTGCAGGATCACAGCCTGTCTTATGATGCAGAAGTGAGCTGTGATCTAAACTTGAAAATTAGTTTGCAAGAACAAAGAGATGAAAATGCAAATGAGGCTAAAGAGAAAGATAGTGACTCTTTATCTCCAGAACACCATACAGATAACATAAATGGAAGTGAGAAGCAAGATTGTCATGCAAATGACCTCGCCAATATAGTTGAAATGAGGGAAATTAAGAGTAACACCAAAGTTGAAATTCTGAATTCTGAGGAATGTTTCACATTTAACTCATTTTGGGGAGAGAAAGGTAAACCAGCAGAAACAGCATCATCAGAGAATGAGGCTGTAGAACAAAGACATGCACCAAATTATCAAAGAAGCCTAGAGCACTTGGTGTCCACATTTCCAGAAATTGAAGGCTCTTCagtgtgtgtagcctcaaattctACAAAACAAGTAGTTGGCACTACTGTCCTTACAGTGAGCAGAAGTCCTGGGGATCATCAAAAAGACCAGTTAAAAGAAACTTGTTCCTCTGAGAGTTCAGATTTGGGTTTAGTAAAACATAGCATTTCTGAATGTGAAATTGATACAGATAAAGATAAATTACAAGAATTTCATCTGTTGGTAAATGAGAATTCAGCTCTTAAAACTGGATTGGGAAGTGAAATTGAGGTAGATCTTGAAGAATGTGATAATGCTTCTGTATTTCAACAAAATATACATAGCCAGGGAGATGATCTTTGTGAAGAATTTGAGCTATATGAGTCTCTAAAGTCTCGGATTGATTGGGAAGGCCTATTCGGAAGCAGTTATGAGGAAATGGAAACCTCAAGTTTTGCAAGAAGGGAGGGTACTGTTCAGCATCATTCTGCAGAATGTAACTGTGTTTCTTTCTGTTCACAAGACAAAGAGCTCCACAATCCAATttttcttccagatctacaagTTACAATTACAAACCTACTTAGTCTAAGGCTCAGTCCCACTGATGAATCTTTAGACTTGAAAGGTGTTTACAAACAGGCAACTGAATCTTCAGAACCAGAAACAAATAAGGGAGGGAATGCTTCTGGATTTGGCATGTGCTCCCAACCTTCTGGAGAAAATTCAAGTCTTTCGTGTGAAAATAAGTTTGGTAATACAGTGCGAGAATCAGGAGATGGGAGCAAGCCTGGAAGTTCCCATTCTTCCAACTCAGGTCAAAATACAcatgtggatcaaggatctgGAGAACAAAACGGTGATTCTTTGTCTACTGAACCATCTAATGTCACAGTAATGAATGATAAGAGTAAATGTTCCACAAAATCCAAACCTGACTTTAATGATACTAGAAATAAAAAGGACATGCAATCAAGAAGTAGCAAAAGAAATCTGCATGCATCTTCCAGGGGTCATAACATAGCCCAAAAAGACTTAAGAGAACGTGAAACTcacaagaagaggaggaagcctACAAGCCATGACTCAAATGACTGTTTTTCCTCCTTATCCCAAGGACGGATTAAAACATTTTCACAGTCAGAAAAGCACATTAGGAatgtattgaatattttaaatagtgAAGCATCTTTATGTAAAAGCAAACATCTGTCCAGAAAATTGAACAAAGCTGTTCTTCACTTAAAAAAGGCCCATAGAAGAGTCCATACATCTTTGCAGCTTATATCTAAAGTGGGACAAAAGAGGAAGGGCCCATTACCAAAAGCATATGCAATAATTCGCAATAATTTCTGGGAAAGTTGTGATCTTCAAGGTGATAGTTTGATGTCTGAAAGAAGATACTCTAAGCATTTTTTGTCCACAAGAAAATATGACAAACAGGGAGATAAAAGATTTTTAAGATTTGACATTGAGGAGTCATTGACCCCGGTATCAAAGCATAGATCATATAGAACAAACAGAGAGAGGATTGCAGAGTGCCTTTCTAGTGAGGTCATGTCTGGGCATGTTTCCAGTAGTCTTACTACTTTTCATTTGAGAGAATTTTGTGATGAAGAACAACTTCCAGAATCACAGTTCCCTGTAGCTTATACATCCCAGAGTATAAGTCAGTTAGAATACACTAATAGCATTGTGGGAAATGCAAGCTCTTCtgaacttgagcatttttctGAAACAAGTGGGAATACACTTGATCCAAAAGAAACACTAATTGAAAAAGAATATCAGACAAATATACAGTTATGTAATAGTGACTCTGCAAAACTTGAAAACCATTCAAGTATTAGGGatatagcaaaagaatataattcTGAGGAAAAAAGAGTTGTATGTGAAAGCAATCCAGTATCTTtaagattcataaaagaaaacacaagtcaTAGTCCAGATAAAAGTTACGATACAACTTGTAGAGCTGATACTGACATGCATATTTCAATTTTAGACTCAAACCAAAAGCATATTTTAAGTGTTGATATTTATGAACAAGATAATTGTATATCTGCTGGTGCTAAAAATGGAGAAGCAATTTTTCCAATAGAAAAGTTTACAGTTCCTAAAGAGGCCACACCAAGCATTTCTACAGAAAATACAGCAAACAGAAGTTACTGTATTCCTCCAGTCTCAACAGTTCTAGTGACAGCTGAAGAGGAAGAATCTTCTGTAGGGGAAAATCGACTCTTAGATATAAATGAGAATGAGATGAATATTACTAAGCATTCTAAATTAGATCTAACATCAGTAACTGAAGAAAgtaaaatttgtaagaaaaatatGAAGACACTGTCTTGCAATGATAGTTCTATGCTTTTAAAAGAGAATGTAACTAGTCCTTCAAAAAGATATATGGCAAAATACATTGAGGaagaaaaaattaggaaaattgAGCAAGCAGTTTACAAAAAAATTATTACTGAAGGATCAGCTATTAGTTTTAAGTACAAAAGTCAAAATAAGATCctaaaaaaagaatcatttcatGTTAACAAGAAAATAACTACAAACAACTTGACTGATTCTCATCTAAGCATTACAAATTCTACTGTAGACACAATTGCTTTGAAAGACATTCCTAATCagcttaaagaaagaaaggaagcaggacAAATTAAAGTTAGTAATAACTCTGACTCTGACTGTTTCTCCAAgccaattcaattcaattcaattcaaaaCAATTCAATTGTTCCAATTGAACAAACTAATCATAGGCCTGTTTTACATGGGAACCCTAAAGTTTCTGCTCTGCAGAAGGAATTAAATGAACATCGCTCAGCTAATTACATATCTCATGTAACAGAACTGTCTCAAATTTTACAGAGAGCAGATGAAACAGCATCTCTACACATTTTAGAAGAAGAGACTAAGCTTTGTCAAAATATTCTCCCTTTATTCGTTGAAGCTTTTGAAAGACAGCAAGATTGTTCAGTTAATCAAATCCTCATTTCAAGAAAGCTGTTGGTAGAACAAAACTTGTGGAATAACTGTAGACTTAAATTGAAACCATGTGCTGTTGATGCTTGGGTAGAACTTCAAATGGCAATGGAAACTATTCAgtttattgaaaacaaaaaaagattcttAGAAGGTAAACCAACATTCCGAAGCTTGCTTTGGTATGATGAGAGCTTGTACAGTGAACTGCTTCACAGGCCACGTGGATATCAACTGCAGTCCAATTTCTATCCTGGTTTTCAAGGACGACTAAAATATAATGCATTCTGTGAGTTACAGAATTATCATAATCAATTAGTCGAATCcttaacagaaacaaaaaaagaaaataattcatattACGCATTCTTAAAATACAAACGACAAATTAATGAATGTGAAGCCATAATGAAGCACTATACTGATTGCTTTGACTTTTGTCTTTCTGTTCCATTTGCCTGTGGAGTTAACTTTGGAGATAGTTTAGGAGATCTGGAAACCTTAAGAAAAAGCACTCTCAAGCTGATCACTGAACACGGGGGCTCTCCTAAAGTCCATTCCTATCCAGGAAAGAAAGATCATTTGTGGATTATTATAGAAATAGTCTCCTCAAAGGTTAGTTTTATCAAGAGCAGTGAAGAAATAAGTATCAAAATCTGTCTTTATGGTCTGGAGCATATATATTTCGATGCTGCAAAAAGTCTTGTATGGAAAGAAAAAAGCTGTTCTTTACCCAAAAGACATTCAGAAAAGAatagagaaatggaggaaataaATGAGAGTGCCTTTTCAAAGTTGAAGAAGATCTATGGTGTCTTGTCTAAAGGGTTAAAGAATGAACCCACTAGTATCAGGCTTGAAAATACTATGATTGTTTCCAAACAATCAGATCCAGGTAGCATACCAAACTGTAGGCTGAGCAAAGCTTGGTTTTCATATCCAGATATTTCTTGTGTTGGTGAGATACTGGATCAAGCTAAATCTGCAGACCTAGAGAAGTTACAGGACCTCACTCTGAGATGTACAGATCacttagaaattttaaaaaaatactttcagaTGCTGCAAGAAGATAACATAGATAATATTTTTATCATGGAAGAAAATGTTTTGGATATGCTAAACAACTACAACCCTGGAGCTGTCATTTTAAAGCCTGAAGCAATTGAGATTTATATTGAAATTGTCATGATCTCAGAAACAATTCACTACCTTAAAAAtttaatagcaaagaaactgcaCAACCCAAGGTTTCGGGGTATGCTCTGGTTCGATTGGTCTCTTCTTCCTGAGCTTATTGGCTGCCAAGAAGAAGTGGTTTCCTTTTCTGTTGGTGACACCCAAACACATTGCCTTTGGAAACTGATAGAGACTGCAATTTCTGTCCTTAAGAAAGAGCTGGCTGTTATCTATGAATATGGTGAAGCTTCTAACTGTTCATATGCTCTACATTTATTCTACAGAGAACTTAAGGAACTTACAGGAGTTAAAAGGCTTCTGAATAACTCTGAGTATTCATTTTCCACATATATTGACTTAGTGCCACATACTGCATCTGTAAATTTTGGAAACACTGTGGCAGAATTAGAACATAACTACAAGCAGTTTTTTCTATTACTCAAAAATGTAATGTCTGTTCCTCAGAAAGATTTTGGAAAAATGGTTCATATTATAAAAGTTATGAAGACAATTGAACATATGAAGATGCTAAGTGCCAAAGATACTAAATTGTCCActcatcttctctttctccaaatGTTGCGCAACAAAAGGAATGCTttgcaacaaaacaaacaagaaaagatggAGACGTCCATTACAGAACCTGAGGAGGACAGCAGTCAACCTGGGGTTTCTGAGCAGACACCTCCAGGTGCAGAGTGCATAGTAAAAAACATTTCAGGTTTCTCTAAAAAGCGACCTGTGACTGCAGACAAATGTGAAGTCTCTCAGGGAAAAGGAAATACAGACACTGTTTCCAGTTGGAAAAAGCAAAAg gTTATCATGAAAGATATTGGAAACAGACAGGCAATATCCAAACTTGCAAG CACTACAGGATCTCCTCCCAATGATGAAAACAAACTAGGATCAAATTCCTCTGACAGTCTAAACAGCATCTCTGCATCTCCAGAAGTGGTCAAAAGACAAAGCTCAGTACCTGGCTCAGTGTCACCTGCTGCTGAAAGTGTACAAGACACTTGCACACCAGAGTCAGAAAGCAAAGCAGAGCCGACAGGCAGCTCACCTGGTACTTCAGCATCTCTCACTGAACAGCCGGAACACTCGgatgacagagagaaaagaaatgggaatttTAGTACTGCTAAAACAAATAATAAGGAAGACTGTCCTTTAGTAACTTGTTACCAAAAGGATATAGATGCCTCTTACTCACCTGACCACACACCtgcacagaaatcccataaaatcCCTGTGGATCACACACAAATCTCACCTTCAAACCTAACAGCAGGAAATGATGACCCTCTTGTGCCTGATGCATCTCTCCTCTTAGTATCTGCTTCCCAGTCTGTGAAGGACGTTCATTGCAGTCTTGAAATGAGTGGCACAGACTTTCACCATGAAAATAATGAAATGCTAGATTTGTCTCCTCAAGATTGTACATGCACCAGCTCTCCAGAACCTGTGTGTATCCAGAATAAAATTCCTGTCCTGCAAGTAGATAAAGCGCAGCCTATAAAAAGTGAATCACCAGAAAAATGTATGATGAATGCATCAAATCCCAATACTGTACCATTTGACTCCTATGGGAACTCAGCCCTTGATGTGACTGGAACAGTACAGCACACTAGCTCTGAACAGAATCCAAAAGTCCTGACTCAGAAAGTTGGCACATCCAGGAATAAACCTCCACGGTCTGCATGCTCTACCGTATATAATTCTTCTGCGCATTCTTTTGGAACTTCATATCCATACTACTCTTGGTGTTTTTATCAgtacagcagcagcaatggcacTGCTGTTACTCACACATACCAAGGGATGACAGCATATGAGATACAGCAACCTCCTCCTCCAGTGTTGACTACAGTTGCAAGTACTGTCCAGAGCACACATTTCAATCGTTCATACTCTCAACAGTTTAGTTACTTTGCTGGACAGCCACAAGCAAATTCCTTTATCCCAGGAAATGGCTATTTTCCATCTCACACGCCTGTTTCTTACAATTACCAACAACCAATTTATTCACAGTTTGCTTCTCATCATCCAGTTCCACAGACTGCATATCCTTATCCACCTAACCCAGGTGTGCTTCCGCAAGTTCCTTGGACTTATG